The genomic segment TGTTTTACACGATGCAAAGGTGTTTAACCCACAAAATGCCTCTCACCCAATATCGTTCGACCATTTATTAAATGCAAGAAGATTTAGCTCAGTAATTGTTCGAGAAGAGAATATTTATGGAAATAGAGGTATCGAAGATTACGTTCGAGGAAACTCATTATTCCAACTTTTAGAAGCGAACAAAATCAAAGAAGACATCAGAAACAAAGAAATGGATATGTGGAACTACTAATTCTACACCAACAATACACAATAAAACGTTTGCGCAAGCAAGCGTTTTTTATTTGGAGCTATTTCCTGCGTGTAGTTTATCTTAAGCGAAGTCGAAAGATACTCGTTTTTTTTATGCTGAATTTATTGCAGCATCTCATCTTTTTAAAAAGTAATTTTATTATTACAATAGATACTTAATCGAGTTTAGCATAAAAAAAGAACTCAAACAAATGCTACAATTATGGATAAACCTATCTATATTTTTCATAAAATAACCATAACTTTTCAGCAATACTTAATTATTTTTGTAAGATGAAAGTAGATTATATTATTGTTGGTTTAGGATTGGCAGGATTAGCATTTGCAGAAGAATTAATAACTGCAAAAAAAACATTTATGGTTTTCGAAGATGCCTCACAAACATCGTCTTTAGTTGCTGGTGGAGTTTATAATCCTGTAATTTTAAAGAGATTTTCTCCAGTTTGGAACGCCAAAGAACAATTAGCAGTCGCACTTCCATTTTACGAAAGATTAGAAAAGAAATTTAACATAAAGTTCGACGAAAAATTCGTTATCAAAAAGGTTTTTAAATCCATAAAAGACCAAAATAATTGGTTTGTAGCTTTCGATAAACCCAATGTAGCCCCTTTTTTAGATGAAAAATTAGATAAAAACACATATTCAGGAGTTATAGGAGAACATTACTTTGGAAATGTAAAAGAAGGAGGAAGAATAAATACTCTAAAATTAGTAGAAACTTACAGAAACTATTTAAAAGAAAATAACTGCATTCGTTTTGAGAAATTCAATCATAAAGAAATTATTTTAGAGGAAGATTTAGTGAAATATCAAGACATAGAAGCCAGTACAATTGTATTTGCAGAAGGTTTTGGAATAAAAGAGAATCCATATTTTAAACACTTGCCAT from the Polaribacter cellanae genome contains:
- a CDS encoding NAD(P)/FAD-dependent oxidoreductase → MKVDYIIVGLGLAGLAFAEELITAKKTFMVFEDASQTSSLVAGGVYNPVILKRFSPVWNAKEQLAVALPFYERLEKKFNIKFDEKFVIKKVFKSIKDQNNWFVAFDKPNVAPFLDEKLDKNTYSGVIGEHYFGNVKEGGRINTLKLVETYRNYLKENNCIRFEKFNHKEIILEEDLVKYQDIEASTIVFAEGFGIKENPYFKHLPLEEVKGELITIYAPELEIDFLLKSTLFVMPLGNNTYKIGATFNHLDKTSEPSQEGREELVEKLQKVISVPYTIIDQTAGIRPTVKDRRPMVGIHPEFKNLAVLNGLGTRGVIIAPTVARNLFHHITNNEKLDDEIDIKRFK